The Nitrospinota bacterium region GGATTTGGTTCAAGCTGTACAGGAGCTTTATCTAGCTGAGAGGGAGATAAATAACGGATACCCTCTCCTTTTTATAAGGATATGAATACATCGTGAAAAAATCGAGTCTAAAAAAACTTGTATTAATCTTTCTTATTCTTAGTATTTTAATTTTTATTAAATATCTTGATATTTTTCATTTTTTTACTCTTGAGAATATTAAAACACAGAGAGGATTTCTCTTAGAATACGTACAAGATAAATATATAGCATCTATTATTTCCTTTATTTTTATCTATGTTTTTGTAACGGCTTTTTCTATACCCGGGGCTACTGTTCTCACTTTGCTAGGAGGGTTCTTATTTATGCCTCTTTTTGCAACGATCTATGTTAATATTGGTGCAACCATTGGTGCCAGCTTGATTTTTCTGGCTGCTCGGTATCTGATAGGAAACCGGGTTCAACAGAAATATTCTGAGAGGTTAGCTGCCTTTAACAGAGAAATTGAAAAACATGGAAAGAACTACTTATTGACTCTCAGGCTGATTCCGATATTTCCATTCTTCTTGGTTAATTTATTGCCTGCCCTGACAAAAATACCCTTTAAGACCTTCTTCTGGACAACCTCTTTAGGGATTATTCCCGGGACCTTTGTTTATGCGTATGCAGGAAGACAGTTTGGAAGTATCAATTCTATAAATGAGATATTTTCAATAAAGATATTCGTAGCATTTACTTTGCTTGGTCTTATGACCCTTGTTCCTGTTGTTTTAAAGAGGTTCAAAAAAGAAGCCTTCACTTAGAGCCCAATAAAAAAACTCACGCCATTTATCTAAAGATAAAAGGGGGGGTATAATGGAATTCTTGGATGGTAAAATAAAAGTGAAAAGAGGAGACATAACAACTGAAAAGGTAGATGCTGTTGTCAATGCCGCTAATAGTACACTTCTTGGAGGCGGTGGTGTGGATGGGGCGATTCATAGGAGGGGAGGTTCGGCCATTTTAGAGGAGTGCAGGGAGATTAGAAAGACCAAATATCCTGATGGATTGCCTGCAGGAGAGGCAGTGATGACAACAGGAGGAGAGATGCCAGCAAAATACGTTATCCATACAGTAGGTCCAATCTGGCATGGAGGGAAAAAGGATGAAGAGAAAAAACTAAAAGATTGCTATTTGAATTCGTTAAAAGTAGCTGTTGATAATCAATGCAAGACCATTGCCTTTCCAGCAATCTCAACAGGTGTTTATGGTTATCCAAGGGAGTTGGCTGCGAAGGTATCTTCAAAAGCTGCAAAAGATTTCCTAGAAGAACATAAAGAGATTGAAAAGGTCATTTTTGTTTTCTTTTCAGAAGATGATATGGAAATATTTCTTGATCATTGTATTTTTTGATTGTTTTAAGAAGGAATAAAAATATAAAAGGAGTAGGGATGTATAAAAGATCAATATTAATAACCGGGGCAACAGGATTTATAGGAAAAGAGCTTTGCAGGGTTCTTAAAGAAAAAGGGCATGAAATAATTATTCTCACACGAAATCCAGAAAAGGCCAAAGAGAGATTGTCAGGTATTACTGAAATAAAAAAATGGAGCGCCCTTAAAGAACTCCCTCCTGTTCAAACTATTGAAAAAGCTCAGGCTGTTATTCATCTTGCTGGAGAGAATATTTCTGGAAGATGGAATGAGGATAAAAAAAGGCTGATTAGAGAAAGCCGTATTTTAAGTACACAAAATATTGTGAAAGCAATGGAAGAGGCCAGAACTCGTCCAGAGCTATT contains the following coding sequences:
- a CDS encoding TVP38/TMEM64 family protein, which translates into the protein MKKSSLKKLVLIFLILSILIFIKYLDIFHFFTLENIKTQRGFLLEYVQDKYIASIISFIFIYVFVTAFSIPGATVLTLLGGFLFMPLFATIYVNIGATIGASLIFLAARYLIGNRVQQKYSERLAAFNREIEKHGKNYLLTLRLIPIFPFFLVNLLPALTKIPFKTFFWTTSLGIIPGTFVYAYAGRQFGSINSINEIFSIKIFVAFTLLGLMTLVPVVLKRFKKEAFT
- a CDS encoding O-acetyl-ADP-ribose deacetylase — encoded protein: MEFLDGKIKVKRGDITTEKVDAVVNAANSTLLGGGGVDGAIHRRGGSAILEECREIRKTKYPDGLPAGEAVMTTGGEMPAKYVIHTVGPIWHGGKKDEEKKLKDCYLNSLKVAVDNQCKTIAFPAISTGVYGYPRELAAKVSSKAAKDFLEEHKEIEKVIFVFFSEDDMEIFLDHCIF